The following are encoded in a window of Bos indicus isolate NIAB-ARS_2022 breed Sahiwal x Tharparkar chromosome 7, NIAB-ARS_B.indTharparkar_mat_pri_1.0, whole genome shotgun sequence genomic DNA:
- the PBX4 gene encoding pre-B-cell leukemia transcription factor 4 isoform X4 codes for MKPALFSVLCEIKEKTVSSIHGIQEVGPPDAQLLRLDNMLLAEGVSRPEKQGRGASAAANAAMPGGRPNDSGLEHSDYRAKLSQIRQMYHSELEKYEQACREFTMHVTNLLQEQSRIRPVSPAEIEHMVGVIHGKFQSIQMQLKQSTCEAVMALRARFLDARRKRQNFSKQATEVLNEYFYSHLSNPYPSEEAKEELARRGGITVSQVSNWFGNKRIRYKKNMRKFQEEATIYTAKTAVDATEVRGSGRQASPPSMSHSSSSGPFPLTGPGDTLIRLQTLACVQPSPRGGGLLAQVSLWHNPKACGVPDPVTSRPGAPVVAGPRDRLPQPHRGLRKLS; via the exons TGTCGAGCATCCATGGCATTCAGGAAGTGGGCCCCCCTGATGCTCAGCTCCTGAGGCTGGATAACATGCTGCTGGCCGAGGGCGTGTCCAGGCCTGAGAAGCAAGGGAGGGGAGCATCGGCAGCAGCCAACGCAGCAATGCCAGGTGGCCGTCCAAACGACAGTGGCCTTGAGCACTCTGACTACAGGGCCAAGCTGTCCCAGATCCGACAGATGTACCACTCCGAGCTAGAGAAATATGAACAG gcctgccgTGAGTTCACCATGCACGTCACCAACCTTCTCCAGGAGCAGAGCAGGATCAGGCCCGTCTCGCCCGCGGAGATAGAGCACATGGTGGGGGTCATCCACGGCAAGTTCCAGAGCATCCAGATGCAGCTGAAGCAGAGCACCTGTGAGGCTGTGATGGCCCTGCGCGCGAGGTTCCTCGACGCCAG GCGTAAGCGGCAGAATTTCAGCAAGCAAGCCACAGAAGTGCTGAATGAATACTTTTATTCCCATTTGAGCAACCCATACCCCAGTGAAGAAGCCAAAGAGGAGCTGGCCAGGAGGGGTGGCATCACGGTCTCCCAG GTCTCCAACTGGTTCGGCAACAAAAGAATTCGGTATAAAAAGAACATGAGGAAGTTTCAAGAAGAGGCTACCATCTACACAGCCAAGACGGCAGTGGACGCCACCGAAGTCAGGGGCTCAGGGCGCCAGGCCAGCCCCCCATCGATGTCCCACTCCA gctcctctggcccATTTCCGCTGACTGGCCCCGGAGACACACTTATCCGCCTGCAGACGCTGGCCTGCGTCCAGCCCAGCCCCCGGGGAGGAGGCCTTCTGGCCCAGGTGAGTCTGTGGCACAACCCCAAGGCTTGTGGGGTCCCCGACCCAGTGACGAGCAGGCCTGGAGCCCCCGTGGTGGCTGGTCCTCGGGACCGGCTGCCTCAGCCACATCGTGGTCTCCGCAAGCTCTCatga